The following coding sequences are from one Perognathus longimembris pacificus isolate PPM17 chromosome 13, ASM2315922v1, whole genome shotgun sequence window:
- the LOC125362691 gene encoding glycine N-acyltransferase-like isoform X2 — protein MFPLQGPQMLQMLEKSLRKSLPESLKEMRDDLDNFTNTYQIYSKEPRSCHEFLGASDVINWKQHLQIQSSQSSLEEVIQSLAAVNFTRVKKAQHLLYMTSKTAQRLLPFLLATRNLCPNSGRPKAINQEMFKLSSLDDSHAVLVDQFWGFGGSEKSQRFIKRCIQTFPSTCVVGPEGSPVSWALMDQTGEIRMGGTVPKYRAQGLSSYVFYVLSQALEKLDFPAYNNTGKSNKFVQRMSETLHHLPLPCDWNQWTCEPL, from the exons GAGATGAGAGATGACCTTGACAACTTCACCAACACCTACCAAATCTACTCGAAGGAGCCCAGGAGCTGTCATGAGTTCCTTGGTGCATCGGATGTCATCAACTGGAAACAACATTTGCAGATTCAAA GCTCACAATCCAGCCTGGAGGAAGTGATACAAAGTCTTGCAGCTGTGAATTTCACCAGGGTGAAGAAAGCACAACATCTTCTCTACATGACATCTAAGACAGCACAGAGGCTGCTGCCATTCCTGCTGGCCACTAGGAATTTATGTCCCAATTCAGGCAGACCCAAGGCCAT TAACCAAGAGATGTTTAAACTCTCCTCGCTGGATGATTCCCATGCTGTTTTGGTGGATCAGTTCTGGGGTTTTGGTGGCAGTGAGAAGAGCCAGAGGTTCATCAAGCGCTGTATCCAGACCTTCCCTAGCACCTGCGTTGTGGGACCCGAGGGGAGTCCTGTGTCCTGGGCCCTGATGGATCAGACTGGAGAGATCCGAATGGGTGGCACTGTGCCCAAGTACCGGGCCCAAGGGCTCAGCTCCTATGTCTTCTATGTCCTCAGTCAGGCTCTGGAGAAGCTTGACTTCCCTGCATATAATAACACAGGCAAATCCAACAAATTTGTGCAGAGAATGTCTGAAACTCTGCATCATCTCCCCTTGCCCTGTGACTGGAATCAGTGGACATGTGAGCCTCTGTGA
- the LOC125362691 gene encoding glycine N-acyltransferase-like isoform X1, giving the protein MFPLQGPQMLQMLEKSLRKSLPESLKVYGTVFLMNQGNPFKLKALVDKWPDYNTVVVRPEEQEMRDDLDNFTNTYQIYSKEPRSCHEFLGASDVINWKQHLQIQSSQSSLEEVIQSLAAVNFTRVKKAQHLLYMTSKTAQRLLPFLLATRNLCPNSGRPKAINQEMFKLSSLDDSHAVLVDQFWGFGGSEKSQRFIKRCIQTFPSTCVVGPEGSPVSWALMDQTGEIRMGGTVPKYRAQGLSSYVFYVLSQALEKLDFPAYNNTGKSNKFVQRMSETLHHLPLPCDWNQWTCEPL; this is encoded by the exons GTGTATGGGACCGTTTTCCTCATGAACCAGGGAAACCCATTCAAGTTAAAGGCCCTGGTGGACAAGTGGCCTGATTATAATACTGTGGTTGTTCGTCCTGAGGAGCAG GAGATGAGAGATGACCTTGACAACTTCACCAACACCTACCAAATCTACTCGAAGGAGCCCAGGAGCTGTCATGAGTTCCTTGGTGCATCGGATGTCATCAACTGGAAACAACATTTGCAGATTCAAA GCTCACAATCCAGCCTGGAGGAAGTGATACAAAGTCTTGCAGCTGTGAATTTCACCAGGGTGAAGAAAGCACAACATCTTCTCTACATGACATCTAAGACAGCACAGAGGCTGCTGCCATTCCTGCTGGCCACTAGGAATTTATGTCCCAATTCAGGCAGACCCAAGGCCAT TAACCAAGAGATGTTTAAACTCTCCTCGCTGGATGATTCCCATGCTGTTTTGGTGGATCAGTTCTGGGGTTTTGGTGGCAGTGAGAAGAGCCAGAGGTTCATCAAGCGCTGTATCCAGACCTTCCCTAGCACCTGCGTTGTGGGACCCGAGGGGAGTCCTGTGTCCTGGGCCCTGATGGATCAGACTGGAGAGATCCGAATGGGTGGCACTGTGCCCAAGTACCGGGCCCAAGGGCTCAGCTCCTATGTCTTCTATGTCCTCAGTCAGGCTCTGGAGAAGCTTGACTTCCCTGCATATAATAACACAGGCAAATCCAACAAATTTGTGCAGAGAATGTCTGAAACTCTGCATCATCTCCCCTTGCCCTGTGACTGGAATCAGTGGACATGTGAGCCTCTGTGA